The sequence below is a genomic window from Halosolutus gelatinilyticus.
ATACTTCCGGGACGACGGGCGATCCCAAGGGTGTCGTCAGAACCCACCGCACCGAACACTGGCACGCGCTGGTGCTCAACCAGCACATGGAGATCAGGGACGACGACACCTACCTCTGGACGCTGCCGATGTTCCACTGCAACGGCTGGGGCCACACCTACGCGATCACGGGCACCGGCGGCACGCACGTCTGTCAGCGGACCTTCGACGCCCAAGGTGTGTTTGATCGCGTGCGCGAGGACGACGTCACGTTCATGTGCGGCGCGCCGACGGTGCTCAACAACCTCATCGCGTACGCCGAGGAACACGCCGACGTCGAGACGACCGGCGATCGCGACGTCCGCATCGCCACGGCCGGGAGCGCGCCCGCGACGGCCACGATCGAGACCGTCGAGGACGAGTTCGGCTGGCGGATCATCCACATCTACGGCCTCACCGAGACCGCGCCGATCATCACGACGAGCAACTCGCCGCGCCGCCTCGCCCAGCGCGGGCGCGAACTCAAGGTGAAACAGGGCTTCGGGACGCTCTGCACCGACGTCCGGGTCGTCGACGAGGACGGCGAGGACGTCCCCCGCGACGGCGCGACGATCGGCGAGATCGTCGTCCGCGGGAATCAGGTGATGGACCGGTACCTGAACAAGCCCGACGCCACTGAGGAGGCTTTCAACGATCGCGTCGAGGGCTACTTTCACACCGGCGACCTCGCGACGATCGACGAGGACGGCATGATCGCCATCCAGGATCGCAAGAAGGACATCATCATCTCCGGCGGGGAGAACATCTCGAGCATCGAGGTCGAGGATATCCTCTACGACCACCCGGACGTCCTCAAAGCCGCCGTCATCCCCGTCCCGAGCGAGCAGTGGGGCGAGACGCCGAAGGCGCTGGTCGTCCCGAAGGACGACGCCGATCTCGACGAGGAGGGCGTCGTGAGCTTCGTCGGCGAGCACCTGGCGAGCTACAAGAAGCCGACCAGCGTCGACTTCGTCGACGACCTCCCCGAGACGGCCACCGGCAAGGTCCAGAAGTACGAACTTCGCGAGGAATACTGGGACGACGAGGCGCGCAAAGTCGGTCAGCAATAGGACGCTCGGGCGGACTTTTCGATCGGCCTTTTGATGGGGACCGGCGATCGCGATCGAGTAGAGGTGCGATCAGATACTGCCGTAGACCCTCGATAACTGCTGAAAGCACTACGAAAGCCCTCGATTCCCTTTCCACCCGTATCGGCTGATTGGACTGCCACCGCGGGCGGGACTGAAAGGGGCTGGCGGTATCCGGGAAGACGGGCGCCGTAAGCACCGACCGAAGTGAGGTCGTTCGAAAGACGCTCCGCGTCTTTCGTGATCTTCAAAAGAGCGCAATGCGCTCTTTTGGACCTCGCCGAGCTTCGCTCGGTTCAGTGACGAGAGACCGCAGGTCTCTCGAACCACGCGCAGCAAGCCCCTCGACTGGATACCGCCAGGGGCTTTCGTGGTATTCTCAACTGCGTCAGCGCTGTGAGATCACGACCTGACCGATACCGATCGATCGCGTGGCGCAACCCTTTAGTCGGTGCTCGCGATACACCCGATGGGAACCGCACGGCCGCAAATCTGACTCGCCGCCGATTCTGGCGGCTTGGGATTGCGGAAGTGCACCCGGCGAGAGCCGGTTACACGCGAGACGCGACTGCGGTCAGTGCGATTCCTATCCTCTACCAATGGCACGAATGCACACCCGCCGCCGTGGCTCGTCCGGCTCGGACAAGCCGGCGGCAGACGAACCCCCGGAGTGGAGCGACGTCGACCCCGAGAAGATCGAAGAGCGGGTCGTCGAACTGGCGGAGCAGGGCCACGATCCCAGCCAGATCGGGATCGCGCTGCGTGACGAAGGCGTCACGGGCACGCCCGTTCCGGACGTCAAACTGGCGACCGGCAAGAAGATCACCGAGATCCTTGAGGAGAACGACGCGAAAGCGGACGTTCCCGAGGATCTCCGGAACCTGATGGAACGCGCCGTGCGCCTGCGCGAGCACGTCCAGGCCAACCCGCAGGACCACCAGAACAAGCGCGCTCTGCAGAACACCGAGTCGAAGGTTCGCCGCCTGGTCACCTACTACCGCGGCGACGAACTCGAGCCCGACTTCACGTACTCCTACGACGTGGCCAAGGAACTGCTCGAAGGCTAACCGACTATCCACCAGATGTCCACCGAGGGTCGATCCGCCGAACAGACGTCCGCCGCGGCCGCCATTGAGAGCGCGAGCTTCGTTCGGTTCGTCACGCGAGCCGATGGGGACGGTCTCGCCGCGAGCGGCCTGCTCGCCCGATCGCTGGCCGATCGCGGGACGCCGTTTCAGGTGACGATCGGCCGCACCGTCGCGTCGCGGACCGCCAAAGCGGCGGCGAGCGCCGACACCGATCGCGCGGGCGACGAGACGATCGTGATCGGAACCGCCGACGCCGACGTTCCCCGCGTCGGAACGACGGACCGTCCCGCCACCTTCGCGGCCTGCGAGATCGTGCGGGAACTCGGCGCGACGCCGGATCCGATCCTGGCGCTCGCCGGCCTCGCGGCCGCCGGGATCGACCCCGGCGCGGGCGAGAGCGAGTGGCTCCTCGAGGCCGCTCGCGATCGGGGACTCATCGATCGACGGCCCGGAGCCGTCGTTCCGACCGCGGACCCGGTAGACGGAATCGCCTACTCCACGCGCGTTCGCGCGCCGTGGTCCGGCGATCCGGAGGCGACGCGCGAGGCGCTCGGAGCCGTCGCCGACGCGGCCCGCGACGACCCCGAGTCGCTCGACGGAGACGACCACCGGGCGATCGGCTCGGTCGTCGCGCTCGACGCGGTCGGCGACGAGACGGCGTCCGAGACGGCCGCGACGGCGATCCAGCGCGCGTTGCGTCCGTACGCCACCCCCGACGGCGCGTTCGCCACGATCGGCGGCTACGCCGACGTGCTCGCAGCGGCGGCCCGGACCGAGCCCGGGACCGGCGCCGCGCTTACGATGGGCCACGACGCCGTCGACCCGGCGCTCTCGGCGTGGCGCGAGCACGGCCGTCGCGCCCACGCCGCGCTCGACGAGGCGTCGACCGGACGGTACGACGGCCTGTTCGTCGTCGGCACCGACGGCGGCCCCGTCGAGGCGATCGCCCGCGTCGCCGCGGCCTACCGCTCTCCGGAGCCGACCGCGCTCGCGATCGGCGACGGCGAGGCGGGACTGGCTGCTCGCGAGGACGACCTCGGCGCGACCGTCGAGGCCGTCGCCCGCGAACTCGCCGACGAGACCGACGGCGAGGTCGAGTACGACGGCGCCCGCCGACGCGGCTACCTGCGCTACGACCCCGACGTGGACGAGTCGACGATCATCGCGACGGTGAGGGGATTCCGATGAGTCGGCGCGCGACGGCGACGATCCGGACGGAACACGACGATCCAGACGTGCTCGCGCGAGCGCTCGACCCGGACAACACCGACGAGATGGAGACGACCGCGATCGCCCCGACCGAGATCGAGCCGGGAGCGGTCCGCACGCGAATCGATCGCGAGACGACGAGCGGACTCCACTCGACGGTCGACGACTACGTCGTCAACGTAGACGTCGCGATGCGGGTTGCACAGCACGCGGAACCGACGGACGCGGGACCTGCGTCCGACAGCGATAGCGATCCAGATACCAACAATGAGTGAACGATCAGTTTCACGCGCGAAACAGGAGAAGCGGTGGTACACCGTGCTCGCACCGGAGCAGTTCGACCGGACGGAGCTCGGGCAGACCCCCGCTGACGAACCGGAAAAGGTCTACGACCGAACCATCGAAACGACGCTGGGCGAACTCACCGACAACGCCAGCGAGAACAACACGAAGCTCACATTCAAGGTGACCGACGTCGGCAGCGACGCGGCGTACACGGAGTTCATCGAGCACTCGCTGACCCGCGACTACCTGCGCTCGCTCGTCCGCCGCGGCGCCTCCAAGATCGAGGCGTATGTCACTGTCCTTACGACGGACGACTACCGCGTGCAGGTCCAGCCCGTCGCCTTCACCACCAAGAAGGCCGACGCGAGCCAGGAGCAAGCCATCCGCGAGACGATGGTCGAGATGGTCGAGGACGCGGCCGCCGACCGCACCTTCGAAGAGCTCATCGACGGCGTCGTCGAGGGCCGGCTCTCGTCGGCGATCTACGGCGAAGCCAAGACGATCTACCCGCTGCGCCGCGTCGAGATCCAAAAGGCGACGCTCGAAGCCCACCCCGAGGAAGTCGCCGAAGAAGAGGCGACCTCCGTCGACGTCGACGAGGAAGACGTCGCCGCCGACGACTGATCGCGGTCGTCGATCGGGTCCCGATTCTCGATTCGCGGTCGACTCTCGACTGCCGATCGGATTTTTCGACGCGACGGTCGCGGCTTCGCGAGCGATAGCCGGACTCATCCGACGCTGGCAACGCGCCGTCCGACAGCCGCTGCTACGGCCGGTAGCCCCATCCAGATCGGCGTCGCGACTCGATCGGTTGGTCCCTAAAAAACACCGTATACCTCGTGTACCCCTACCCGAGGTAATTCGAGCATTTGCCCGCCAATATAAATACTTTCTGTCGTGTACCGGATCGGTTACTCCGTGACGACGATCGTTCCTTTCATCTCGGCTCGTTCGTGCGGAATGCAGACGTACTCGTAGGTTCCGGGGACGTCGAAAGTGTGCTCGAACGTCTCGCGCGTCCCGAGTCGGCCGCCGCGGCTTTCCCCCCAGGCGTCGTAGGCGTCGGCCTGGTTCTCGAAGCCGCCGGTCGCGAAGTACGTCGCGTCGTCGGGGATGAGTTCCTCGTAGGCCGTCACCGTGTGGACGGCCTCGCTCGTGTTCTTCCAGACGACGGTCTCGCCGACGCGCACCTCGTACGTCTCGGGGACGAACTCGGTTCGCGTCATGCCGATGTCGCAGGACTCGCCGTCGCACGGGTCGCCGCCGGACAGGTTGAGAACGGACGAACAGCCGGACAGGCCGGCGGCGGTGCCGGAGCCGAGGGCGGCGAGCAGGGCGCGCCGATTCATACGCGACGATTGGGCGAGTCGCGATATAACGACCCTGGTTCGGCCGTCGAACACGTTCGGCGCTGGCCGGACCGCCGGTTCGCTCCTCGGTCTGCGACGTCGGTTCGACCCCGTTTCGCGATCGACCGTCGGCGATTGCGATCCGAACGAAAACACGTAAGGTATCGGCCGGTCGAAACCGGGAGTATGCTTCCCCGCTTCGTCGGCCGCCTGGGCGCGGCGGACGCGGTGACGATTGCCAACGCCGCGCTCGGCTTCGTCGCCGTCGTCGTCGCGTTCGTCGACATCCACCTCGCCGCCCGGCTCATCCTGCTGGCGGCGATCGCGGACGGGCTCGACGGCATCCTCGCGCGGCGCTACGGGGGGACCGATGCGGGGCCGTACCTCGACTCGCTCGCGGACGTCGCCTCCTTCGCCGTCGCCCCCGCCGTCCTCGCCTTCGTCGTGGTCCGCGGCGGCCTCGGGATCGGCTTCGATCGCGTCACGCCCGAGTTCCTGCTCGTAGCGGCCGTCAGCGCGCTGTTCGTCGCGATGGCCGTCACCAGGCTCGGACTTTACACGGCGTACGACACGACCGGCGCGTACACCGAGGGCGTCCAGACGACGCTCGCGGCGACCGTCATCGGCGCGTCGATCCTCGCCGGCGTCGCCGACCCGCGGCTCGTGCTGGCGATCACCGGCGCGTTCTGTTACCTGATGGTCTCGCGCATCCCGTACCCGGACCTGCTCGCGCGCGACGCCGCGATCATGGGCGTCGTCCACGCGCTCGCGATCCTCGTCCCCGACTTCGCCGGCCGGACGTTCCCGTACGCGCTCCTGACGCTCGGCATCGCGTACATGACGCTGAGCCCCTGGTTCTACTGGCGCGACGACGAGCCCCAGCCGGCCGAGACGGGCCTGCATGGAAACGCTTAGGAACGTGCTGACACGACCTGTACGCATGGTCACTGTCACGCGTCGGCGCCGTCCGGAGGTGGAAGTATGAGCGACGAAGACGCTGATACGGAATCGTCGAACGATGCCGAAGACGCCGAGCAGACGGCAGATGCGGACGCAGAGGCGGAGTCGGTCGATCTCGACGCGATCCGATCGGACCTCACAGCCCTCGAAGACGACCTCGAAGGGCTCGCCGCGGACCTCGAGGCCGCCGAGACCGAAGACGACCTCGACGTCGTAGAGGAGGACATCGAGGCCTTCCGATCGGACCTCGAGACGATCGAGGTCCCGGAGCCGCCGGAGGAAGAGGCGGAGGACGAAGACGAGGACGAGGAGTCGGTCACGCCGGAGGAGGAACTCCAGGAACGGTACGACGACATCGAGAGCGACGTGTCGGACCTCGAATCCGATCTCGAAGACCAGCGCGGTCCCTACGCCGAGGACGTCGTCGGCGAAATCGACGGCGTGAGCGCCACGATCACGGGAACCCGCTGGACCGAGGAGGGGAACGCGGAACTGATCGAGGCCGTCGACGGCTTCCTCGCCGAGCTAAACGACCTGCTCGGAAGCGCCGTCACCCTGGTCGACGAGGGCGAGGACGTCTCGGAACAGCTGGACGCCACCCTCGATTCCGCGGTCGAGGCGGTTGAGGGCGCCGATCTCGACCCCGACGACGACGCGGAGACGATCGCCGGCCTGCTCGACGCGACCGACGGCCTCGAGAGCGGCGTCGACGACGCCACCGAGTGGACGGACCTCGAGATCCGCGAACAGCTGCGCCGCGAGGGGTTCTACGACGTGCTCGATCACGTCAAGGACTTTCCACCCGAGTGGCACGCGCTGAAAGTCCACGAAAAGCGGGGCAACGTCGATATGATCCTGCTGGCGCTCGAGACGTTCGACTCTGGCTTCATGGAGGAACACTGCATGGAGGCCTTAGAACGGATGGGGCCCGAGGAAGCCACCGAACCGATGCTCCAGAAGGCGAACCGCCGGGATCAGGCTGCGATGCGCGTCCTCGGCAAGATCGGCGTCGAGGACGAGCAGGTCGTCGACACCCTGCTGGACTACGTCGACACCAACCCGAACCTCCAGCAGCCGGCGTTTCGCGCCCTCGGCGAGATCGGCGCCGAGGAGGCGGTCGAACCGATCGCCCAGCAACTCGTCGCCGACGAAGCGGACGTCCGTAGCTGGGCCGCCCGCGCGCTCGGCCTGATCGGCGACACCCGCGCGATCGAGCCGCTCGCGGACGTCCTCGAAGACGACGAGTCCGATCGCGTTCGCGCCAGCGCCGCGTGGGCGCTCAACCAGATCGGGACGCGGGAGGCCCTCGAGATCGTCGCCGAGTACGAGGACGATCGCGCGTACCTCGTCCAGGCCGAAGCCGAGAACGTCGATCTCGAACCGGTCGCCTGACCCGTCCAGATCCGGCCGCCCGAATCGATCCGAATCCCCTCGAATCGCCGCCGACACGCGTTCCTGTTCTGTCGACGCCGGAGTTTAAGTACCGAGGGGCGGCCAGACACGTCGATGTCCGATCGGGCGTCCATCGTCGGCCTCGTCATCCTGATCGCGAGCGCGATGCTCGCGCTGCCGGTCGGAGCCATCGCGACCGCGTCCGCGACGCCGGAACTGTCGCCGGACGCGATCGGTCCGGAGTCCGAAGCGCTGAGGGCGAACGCAGACGGAGACGCGGACGGTCTTCGTTGTCCCGCCGATCGCCACCGATCCGATGACCGATCGTCGGCGACCGTCGGTCCTCCCCGAATCGTCGAACTCTATCCGAACCCGACGGTGCACGGCAACGTCGGCGAGTACCTCGTTCTCGAGACGCCGCCCGAGACCGCTCTCGAGAACTGGACGATCACCGACGGGCACACGACCGCACGCCTGCCGAACGAGACCGTCTCGGGGCGTATCGCCCTGAGCGCCGATCCCGCCGCGACCGAGCCGCTGACCGCCGACCCCGTCCTCGAACTCGACGGAACGCTCCGGCTCGCGGTCGACGGCGACGAACTCTCCCTTCGAAACGGTACGACAACGCTCGATACCGTGGCCTACGATCGAGCGCCGCTCGCGGAACGGTGGTACCGGAGCGATCGAGCGGCCGAAAGCGATTCGGCAGCCGACGCCGCCGCTCGCGGCCGGTGGTGGCCCCGCGACGCCACCTGTCTCCCCGTCTCGACGTTCGATCCGGAGGAGGCGACGGCGTTCGTGCTCCCCGACTCCCCCGACGTTCCGCGGGAGACGATCCGGAACGCCGAGGACCGGCTCCTGCTCGCCGGCTACACCTTCACCGACGAGGCGATCGCCGCCGACCTCGTCGACGCGGCCGATCGCGGCGTCGACGTCGCCGTCTTGCTGGAGTCGGGTCCGGTCGGCGGCGCTCCCGAGGAAACTCGGACGCGAATCGAGAGGCTCGACGCCGCCGGAATTGACGTTCGCGTCATCGGCGGCGAGGGTGCCCGATACCGCTACCACCACGCGAAGTACCTCGTCGCAGACGACGCCGTCCTCATCACGACCGAGAACTGGAAGCCGTCGGGCGTCGGCGGTGCGTCGAATCGCGGCTGGGGCGTCCGCGTTTCCGACGGCGACCTCGCGGACGGGCTCGCGGCGGTGTTCGAGGCCGATTTTGACGGCTGGGACACCGAACCGGGGCCGGCACACGTCGAGAATGCGTCGTTCGTCGCGGACGACCCCTCGCCGGCCCGCGAGTTCGACGCCGACCACCCTCCAACGACGATGCCCGTCGAGTCGGCCGAACTCCTGCTCGCACCGGACAACGCCGAGCCGCGGTTGAAGGAGCTGCTCGCGTCGGCCGACGACGAACTGCTCATCGAACAGGCCGGCGTCGACCCCGACGTCTCCCTGCTCGAAGCGTCGATCGACGCCGCGCGACGCGGGGTCACGGTCCGACTCCTCCTCGACGGGTCGTGGTACGTCGCGGACGAACACGAACGCCTTGCAGCGCGCCTCGATCGGGCGGCCGCGCGCGACGACCTCGACCTCGACGTTCGTCTCGTAGACGACGAACGGTGGAACCGGTTCGAGAAGATCCACGCCAAGGGGATCGTCGTCGATCGAGAGACGGCGGTCGTCGGCAGCGCCAACTGGAACGACAACTCCCTGCGGGAAAATCGAGAAGTCCTGCTCGTCCTCCACGGCGAAGCCGCGGCCGCCTACTACGCCGACGTCTTCGAAGGCGACTGGGAGCGCGAGGGGTGGTCGTTCCCGATCGAGCTCACGCTCCCGGTCGTCCTCGCGCTCGCGGCTGCGGCGATCGTCGGGCGACGGTACGTTCGGTTCGGTGACGAACAACGGGCGGTTTCGGAAGCGCCGTCTCGAAAGCGGCGGTGATACATCTCCGGTGCGTTGCGCTGAGAACGATTCGTCGGCGCGGCCGATTCAGTCCGCGTGACCGTCGGCTTCGAGTTCGAGGTGCTTGCAGTAGTCGCGTTCGGGATCGAAACAGTCGGGGCACTGCTCGGGCCGATCGATGATGGTGTCGAGGCGCTCGGCGACGGTGTCGTCGATGACGCTCTCGAGCGCGCGGGCTTCCTCCCGGAACTCCTCGACTTCGAGGACGTTCGCGAGGAATCGCTCGATGATACAGTACGTCTGGAGGGCGTCGTGAGCGCGTTCGAGGCCCTCGTTGGTTAGGCTGGCACCCTTGTACTTCTCGTGATCGACGAGCCCTCGACCCTCGAGTTTACCGATCATCTCGTTGACGCTCGCCGGACTGACATCGAGCAGGTCGGCGAGCGTGCCGGTCGAGGCCGGACCGTCTTCGATGCGCTGGGCGAGGTAGATCGCTTTGAGATACTGATCTGCGGTATTCATTGACTCCCTCCATCGGTGATTGCGACGTATTCTGTGGCCGGTTCTCGCGGTCGCACGGCGCCTCGAAGCGCGGGCCGGGTGCGTCGAACGACGACTGACGCACCGGTCATGCTCTGTGCTCCATGATCTCGGTAACCTCCTGGACGCCGTCGCGTTCCTCCTCGCGGATGTCATAGAGCGTTTCGAGGAGCCGATCGCGATCGATCGCGAACGTCGCGTCCGAGGCTTCGATCGCCGCGATCAGATCGTCGTAGAACTTGTACGCCGTCTCCTCGTTGGCCAGTTGGTCGTAGAGGACGCCGTCCGTGTCCTCCGGCGGGCCGTACCGGGCGTCGACCAGTTGGTTGATCTCCTCGTATTCGACCGTCTCGGCGTCGAGGTCGTCGACCAGCGCCTCGAGCCGCTCGCGGTGGTCGGCCGACTCCGCGGCGGCCTCGGCGAGCAGCTCCTCCACCTCCTCGTCGATCGCCTCGCGCTGTTCGGCGGGCAGGGAGTCGAGGTGGTGGGCGGCGCGTGACTCGACGACCTCCTCGAGCACGACCCCGATCTGCAGCAGTCGGGCGAGCTGGTGGTCGCTCGAGACGCGCTGTCCCAAACTCATAGCTGGTCTTCCGTGTGCATGCTACTTAACTTCCTGCATCCGATCGTGGCGAGTCAACCCGTGTACCGCCACACGCGTCGGCCGCCGCCGCCGTCGATCGCGTCGACCTGCTTGAGCGTCCGCTTCAGACACGACCACCAGCCCTCGACCGTCTCGTACCCAGCGGGATGCCTCTCGTACAGCGCGTCGACGAAGTCGGATTTGCGCGCCCGCCCTCGGTCCTTGAGGAACGCGATCGCTCGGCCGGCGACCTCGCGTCTGGCCTCGACCTCCGCGTCCGACCGACCGGGGACCGACAGCGAGTCGAGATCGACGACGTCCGCGCCCGGTCGGATCGTCTCGTCGCCCAACTCGGTGGACGATCGGTACTCGAGGCCGGTTTCGACCGGCCGGTCCAACCGCGATCGCGTCTTCGCGACCGCCCGTCTGGAGAGTTCGTCCAGCCGATCGAGTTCGACCGTCTCGAGCACGTCCGCGTCCTCAGAGACGGGGTCTCCTCGGATGCGTACGACGCGCTCGGGTTCGAGTCCGGACGCGTCGGTCCCGGCTTCGTCGGACGCCGACGTTGATTCCACGTCGGTCGGCCGCGAGTCGGCCGTCCGTTCCCGCCTACGATCGGAGTCGGTTCGCTCGGTACCGTCGGGGAAATCGACGGTATCGACGGCCCGATCGCGGGAGACGGTGGTCCGCGGCGAGCCGCGAAACTCGATCGAGGGATAGCGCTCCGAGCGAGTCCACCCGCTATCGGAATCCCCGCTTGCTCTCGAGCCGTTCGCCGCCGCTTCGTCGTCGGGGTCCGCTGCGGTGGCGGCCGATTCGTCGGTAGGCGTCGTCGGTTGCGCGTCGGAGTCCGCTCTCTCGTCGCGATCGGCCAGTGTCGCGAGTCGGCGCTCGAGATCGACGATCCGATCGCGATACGCCTCGAGAATCCGCTCCGATCCGTCGGGTTCCTCCGTGATCGAGGCGCGGTGCTCGATGATCCATCGGACGTACGCGCTCCGGCTGTCGAAGCCGATCAGCCGTCGCTCCGTCTCGAGCGTCTCGAACGTCTCGTCGTCCAGTTCGACTGGCAGGGACCGCATCGACACCCGGTACACCACTGGCGTACTAAAAGGGTCGTCAGACGATCCCCTCGCCGACGATCGTCGAGAGAAAACTCAGGAGCGATCGCGAGCCGTGCGGACGCGGGAGCTACCGCTGCTCGATCGGCGGAAAACCGAGACGTAGAACCGCAAAATCCCGTTTCGAGGAAGAGTACCCGATCAGTTGCGCTGGCGGAGTCGCGCGGCGACCAGTTCTTCGAGATCGTCGCGCAGTTCGTCGACGGCGATCTCCTCTAAGACCGGCACGAAGAAGCCCTCGACGAGCATATTGCGCGCAGCGCGCGGATCGACACCGCGGGAGGTCATGTACAGCAGGTCCTCCCGGTCGATCTGGCCGACCGTCGCCGAGTGGCTGGCCTCGGTGTCGTGGTTGTTGATGATCAGCTTCGGCGAGGCGTCGGCCTCGGACTCGTCGGAGAGCATCAGGGTGTTCTCGCGCTGGTAGGAGCTGGTATCCCAGGCGTCCTTGCCGACGTCCTGGACGCCCTCGTAGACCGATCGGGCGATGTCGTCAGTGACGCCGCGGGTGACGAGGTCGGCCGTCGTGTGCTCGGCGCGGTGCCAGACCTTCGCGTCGAGGTCGAAGTGCTGGTCGTTGTGGCCGTAGAAGGCCCCGA
It includes:
- a CDS encoding ferritin-like domain-containing protein, translating into MSLGQRVSSDHQLARLLQIGVVLEEVVESRAAHHLDSLPAEQREAIDEEVEELLAEAAAESADHRERLEALVDDLDAETVEYEEINQLVDARYGPPEDTDGVLYDQLANEETAYKFYDDLIAAIEASDATFAIDRDRLLETLYDIREEERDGVQEVTEIMEHRA